Proteins from one Dermacentor variabilis isolate Ectoservices chromosome 1, ASM5094787v1, whole genome shotgun sequence genomic window:
- the Rpn8 gene encoding regulatory particle non-ATPase 8 — MTGTDLAVSKVVVHPLVLLSVVDHFNRMGKIGHQERVVGILLGSWKEKGVLDVSNSFAVPFDEDDKDKTVWFLDHDYLENMYSMFKKVNARERIVGWYHTGPNLHPSDIPINELVRRYCSTSVLVIIDAQLLSIGLPTEAYIAVEEVHDDGTPTTKTFEHVPSEIGAEEAEEVGVEHLLRDIKDTTLGTLSQRITNQLMGLKGLQGQVHHIREYLEQVVVGTLPVNHTIIYQLQDIFNLLPDVGLQDFVKSLYIKTNDQMLVVYLASLVRSVVALHNLINNKITNRDAEKKESTKKEEPKEKKPEEKKKEVKA, encoded by the exons ATGACTGGCACAGATCTTGCAGTTTCAAAGGTTGTGGTGCATCCGCTGGTTCTCCTCAGCGTTGTGGATCATTTTAATCGCATGGGAAAGATCGGCCACCAAGAAAGAGTCGTCGGCATCTTACTCGGCTCCTGGAAAGAAAAGGGTGTTTTGGACGTTTCTAACAGCTTTGCTG TTCCATTCGACGAAGATGACAAAGACAAGACTGTCTGGTTTCTGGATCATGACTACCTCGAAAACATGTATTCTATGTTCAAGAAGGTGAACG cccgGGAGCGCATTGTTGGCTGGTACCACACTGGCCCAAATTTGCACCCCAGCGATATCCCTATCAACGAGCTGGTGCGAAGGTACTGCAGCACTTCT GTGCTTGTCATCATTGATGCTCAGCTGCTCTCTATCGGTCTACCTACGGAAGCATACATAGCTGTTGAGGAAGTTCACGAT GATGGCACTCCGACCACCAAGACATTTGAGCATGTACCCAGTGAAATTGGAGCAGAGGAAGCTGAGGAGGTTGGGGTTGAACATTTACTTCG TGACATCAAAGACACTACCTTGGGCACTCTCTCACAGAGGATAACCAACCAACTGATGGGCTTGAAAGGACTTCAAGGCCAGGTGCACCACATAAGAGAATATCTGGAGCAG GTGGTAGTGGGTACACTGCCAGTCAACCACACCATCATCTACCAGCTACAGGACATATTCAACTTGCTCCCTGACGTGGGTCTCCAAGACTTTGTGAAGTCTCTATATATCAAGACAAATGACCAGATGTTAGTTGTGTACTTGGCATCCTTGGTGCGCTCAGTGGTGGCCCTACATAACCTTATCAATAACAAGATCACCAATCGTGATGCTGAGAAAAAGGAGTCAACGAAAAAAGAAGAGCCGAAGGAGAAGAAAcctgaggagaaaaagaaagaagtcaagGCGTGA